The genomic window AGCGGTAACAGCAGAAGTTTCTGGACCAGCCGCTGTGTGCGGGCGGTCTCTTGCACGACCATGTCACTGCTGTAGGCTGTGGTGAGCAGACGCCCCACCATGAGTCCAATCCAAAGAGAGAACATGGTGATGACTTGACCCCTCGGTATTCCAGGCCACACAGGCTTCAGATCTAAGTAGACGACAGTACTGATATAAATGTACGTCACTGTGCTCACGAAACAGCTGACCACTTCTACGAGATTTTGTACTCCATAAGCCGCATTGACGGCTTTACCCATTTCGACAAGAAGGCAATATACTTTGCGCAAATTTCGCAGCTCGCTTGCGTCTTCCTCCGTTACCATTACCTGATTGCAGCAGTGTACAACGTTTCTGGGTCCGTTGACAATTCTTTGAGCTTCAGAGTGCAGTGAAGCGAAAGACTTCCTGACGAATAATTTATCGTCACACTGTAGATCTTTCTTTTCCGGGGTTTTACTTACGAGTTTCGAAATATTAATGTCGAGTTCTCCTTCTGCATCTCTGGTAGACaggaagaataattgcagaatataCCTGTTTAGTCTTGAAAACCTCATTGTTAATGCCATATTGAGAAAAAGATATTGTAAAATAGTGACGTTACTCATGAAATGCATGACACAAATaggtaacagaaaagaaaatttcatagtAGGTAACATAAGCCAGGTGAGGTGACCAAACAAAACCACTGAATAAAAAGTGACTGCTAAAACACTCCATGCCAAACGAGTTGCGAGACGTAAATATTCTGACCCATCGTCTTCATACAAAAATTCATcaactgaaataatttttatgcAGAAATTTTCGATGTGTCTTTGTTTTAAAGTAGAGCTGCGAAGAATACAAGTTAAAGCTGCAGCAGCAGCGAGGAAAATATTGCACGCGTCCGAGTACTTCGCGAGATTCTCTACAGTTTTATAACTCTCTGGTAAGCGCACCAGAAAAGTATAAAGGGCAGAGAAAAGGGTCAGTAGACCGAGCAATATACAATAGAGTCGCGCCTTGATTGTCACCGTTATTTTTGCGTGCTTCTTGTCAAATGAAACTGGACATGTACCGAACACTTTACACAGAAAGCAGAAGTACCGAATTTCTGTATAGCGCTTCCATAGTCCATCCATCATTACACAGACTTTACTCCAACTGATCAGATCACCGAGTGTGAGTTCCCAATAGGGTGCGTCGAAGACGTTACCGACAGTAATATTCGTAATGGAAATTCATCGATCCGCTCGTAGTCCTTGTTAACTTTCAAGAAGAACATTAATTCACTTACGATATTTCAatgtctgtgttattccgaattacgatgcaaaaggAACTTTGCACAGCTACTACTCTACcgcatttatccgccgacatcgggcaagcgacttttaagtaaaatgtcacagtatatacataatagatgtacgaCTGTGGGTTGTAGACACGTGGCTGATGTCATATGCAAGTATGGGTTTGACCGTGACTCATGCTGTGTAGCTATGTGGTAAGGCGACCGCTGTCAGTAAGAGCGAAATCAGTGTTcgtgtcccggtctggcacaagttttcattgtcgtcgttatgttatacagttgatggtagtccatattcgcaactgcgactaTATTTCGTGTATTACTTCACTTGattatttctcgaaaagaaaggTTATCCAGGGTCACTTCAAGATAATTACCTTTCCCTCACGAACGTCTTACACACTACAGCCTCTCGGTTGTTAATACCGCGACTATTACATTGTCTCTCATGTATTCCTAAAAGATTTGGTACAGGACGTTTCATGTTGAAAGGAACAAAAAAATCAATCTAGAAAATCAGTTCATTTTGTAACTAAATATTTCATTAAGTATGTGTCACTCACACTGTCATCCTTTACGCTCGTAAGTGCCTTAATTTTCCTTGAAAATCGCACGTAATATGTAGTTGTACACGATGGAAGAAAACGAGATTTAATTTGAGAAGATGGGATGCGAGGAATTAATAGAATGTTCTGCAATATAGAGCAGTGCTACCCTTGCAATAGAGAGTTACGGGTTGCTTCTTGACATCGCTATTCGGACAGGAAGACTTCTACAAAACCTCTGTTGTCTCCTTAGAAATGCTGGACATCAGATCAGGTCTGACAATACCATATCCTTTATCTTTCATGTAAGTGGCAACTTATTTTTAGTACTATTCAACACATAATATAACTGTAACGACCCTTCTATAAGCTCTTGTCTGATCCCTGTGTCTCAGTGTACAGCGCGCTTATAATCAAACTTTCCGCTATTTGAGCCTTTGTAGATCAATACTGCTGCTGCTACATCTCAAGTAGCAAATGTttaactgcactgtattaagaactGCTTCTGCAGTGGTAGATAAGCAATCAATCAATTACATGGAGTTTGACAGGATTTTATGAAGTAGGTCAGAAACGAAGATTGGGATGAACAAAACTTTTGTAAAAAGTACAACGACATACAGAGGAGAAATATGAGAAAAACCTGAAAGGAGTAAAAGGAACTTACTGTCAATGCAAATACGATTCTGTAGGTGTGGCTGTAGCTTGACagtacaggataaaattaaaagacATATGCAAGAAAATGATCCTGGGCAGCACTGTAAGGGACATACATACATCCATTAttccttgttccacagatcatgaatacgacatttcgtaatgatgtggaacatgtcaatttgaCATAAGTTTTctatacacaaaataattaactttttccgttacTGCTTCATATCTAGGAAATCATATATTGAGTAGaacgagttgtcattcagaaattcttttaatttgcttttaaatgatgGTGGGCTATCTGtctgacttttaatactatttgacgaatgaccaaagatttttgtggtagcataattcacCTCTCTCTGTGCCAAAGTGAATTTTAATCAagaacagtgaagatcatcctatcttctagtgttgtagctattcacttcgctgttattttttaattgggatgaGTTGTTAATGACAAATTAAACAAGtcaatatatgtattgcaaaggtactgtgaatgtCCCGATTTGCTTAACTAaaggtctgcaaggtgatcttgggtgggctccagctattatcctAATCACACGCTTTtgcgcaatgaatactttctctctttaaTGACAAATTTCCCCAAGATAAGAtgccatacgaggtgcattcaagttctaaggcctccgattttttttctaattaactacccacccgaaatcgatgaaactggcgttacttctcgacgtaatcgccctgcagacgtacacatttttcacaacgctgacgccatgattccatggcagcggcgaaggcttccttaggagtctgttttgaccactggaaaatcgctgaggcaacagcagcacggctggtgaatgtgcggccacggagagtatctttcattattggaaaaagccaaaagtcactaggagccaggtcaggtgagtagggagcatgaggaatcacttcaaagttgttatcacgaagaaactgttgcgtaacgttagctggatgtgcgggtgcattgtcttggtgaaacagcacacgcgcagcccttcccggacgtttttgttgcagtgcaggaaggaatttgttcttcaaaacattttcgtaggatgcacctgttaccgtagtgccctttggaacgcaatgggtaaggattacgccctcgctgtcccagaacatggacaccatcattttttcagcactggcagttacccgaaatttttttggtggcggtgaatctgtgtgcttccattgagctgactggcgctttgtttctggactgaaaaatggcattcacgtctcatccattgtcacaaccgacgaaaagaaagtcacattcatgctgtcgttgcgtgtcaacattgcttggcaacatgccacacgggcagccatgtggtcgtctgtcagcattcgtggcacccacctagatgacacttttcgcattttcaggtcgtcatgcaggattgtgtgcacagaacccacagaaatgccaactctggaggcgatctgttcaacagtcatttggcgatcccccaaaacaattctctccactttctcgatcatgtcgtcagaccggcttgtgcgagcccgagattgtttcggtttgttgtcacacaatgttctgccttcattaaactgtcgcacccacgaacgcactttcgacacatccataactccatcaccacatgtctccaactgtcgatgaacttcaattggtttcacacctcgcaaattcagaaaaccaatgattgcacactgttcaagtaaggaaaacgtcgccattttaagtatttaaaacagttctcattctcgccgctggcggtaaaattccatctgccgtatggtgctgccatctctgggacgtattgacaatgaacgcggcctcattttaaaacaatgcgcatgtttctatctctttccagtccggagaaaaaaagtcggaggccttagaacttgaatgcacctcgtataaaggCAGTGATTgtaaataggcatagtaggctaatttactgatatgtttatcaccaaaatttgcaataaccctaataaccAAGGTAGTTGAACCTACCGTTtcaacagatcatcaatgtgttgcttccaattaAATTTCTCATGAATGTACACactcagaaattttgagtattctgccttagcaacagacttctattGATAATCTGTACCATACTTGATATCTCACCAGTTAGAGGACTCTACTGGTTTTGGCAGATAAtcagtactgttaatttcaaccttttgcattcttccaATTATGTACGAATtagaccatttgtgcactgtcccactcataccacaatacttaagcttatctagaagaatttcatgattcacacaatcaaaagcattTGGGAGATCACCAGGTATCCCAATGGGTGATATTCAGTTAttgaatgcatttaatatttgatcatatatagcattttctgttgaaaagcatttctgaaaaccaaactgacaacttgttagtacttcatttttacaaatacgtgATGCTAACCTTGAATGTATTacgttttcaagaattttggataaagctgtgagaagtgagattgggcagtagttgttagcatcagacctatccccttattacgcaatggtttaacaataacgTACTTCAGTCTATCTCGAAAAAGCCccatttcagtgagctactacatatgtggctgagaatcctatttATTTGTTAGGAACAAGCTTTTAGCACTCTGTTGGAAATACCATCAGTTCGATGtgaacttttacttttgagtgaattttattattttcctaatttcagtaggagaggtgggttgaatttcaattttatcaaattgcataggtactgcttCTTCCATATAAAGACTTTCAGTTTATGGTGAATAGCTgggtcctattttctctacaacacttcaaaaatgattattaaatatgttttctacttctgacttcttgctaAGAAACTTTTCATTgggtttgatagaaatacagtcttcctgtgttcTCAGTTGCCCTGTTCCCTTTTAATcatattccaattttttttaattttattaccatATGTGCTAatgtcagacataatgcacatacttctgagctttttattaatttttcttaatatagtgcagtagtttttataatgtttcactgtattGGGATCATTACCCCTCCTAgctgtaagatacatttcccttttctgtttacaagatatttttatccctttagtaagccaggGCTTTTTACTGGGTTTATCACAATTAATTTCACTGTTTACTTAGGGAAACTGTTTCCATATATACTCACAAAAGTATAATGaagtaggttaaattttaaattagcatcatgttccctaaCACCTcaccccagtctaactgttgcaagctttccctaaaattttgaattgttaactCTGTAATTGAACACACTATTATGGAGGACTGTTTTGccttactgtatggagctataggatatactgtaactaactgtgcatcatgatgagacagaccattcttaagagtaaaagtttttatttgattaaatttatcttcatCTATGAATACATAATCTATATGTGCGTTTATATCCTGTACCACTCGAGTAACTCATGTGAAATTGAAAGAACGAAGTaagctttctatcagactctttcagaaaatctacattgaaatccccataaacaataattttcttttctCAGTCTGACaagtagcacaacaaagaatccaagttttccaaaaatagttgaaaatttcccaatggtgacctatacatggctacaattataaaagtgccattcacatgcttctatatgttgttctatgcaaatttttttagtttccaaattttacaCACTATGagagattttaacatatatggcaactcccccTCTCTCCATTCTCTACTTACATGTGTTGAAAGTTTATATCCACCTGCATTTACCATTGCcacacctgtgactatatgattttcagacaggcatagtacatctattccatatGCATATGTTCCATATATATATAATGGAAACAAAACGCTTGAGATAGTATAGGCAAGGTACGCCGTTTGAGTGACGACACATGACAGAAGAAGACGATGGAATTAATTGCAACTGGTAGTAGAAGGAGAGGACACCCGAATATAAACAGAGAAGAATGAGACAGAACAGCTACGTTAGAGAGGAATTAAGAGGCGACAGTGGAAAGACGGGAGACTTTTGAAGGTAGGATGAGATAAACAATCACAATGGTGTATTAAATCGCAAAAAAATACCAAGTTACGCAGCTTTTAGTAATTCACAATTAAAAAACAATAGAACCGAGTTAATGTTCACAAAACCCGAAAAACTGGGTCTGCGTGAATGATCGGACATAATGGTAGAAGGATAATACTAGAGTCCGTAACTCCTATCAGTACAGCAGTTCATAAACCGTATAGTAATCCTTagtcatatggacctcgtaggagttgctgaggtaagatggaatggacatggagagttgcagtcagatgaatatgtattctactactcaggaggagaagtaaaaggaattaatggagtaggaatgattatgacaaaggaattggctaaatgtgtggaatatgtagactatgaaaATGACCGGGTtgttggtgtaaggctgaaaggagcacaaaaagatttactgattgtccaggtgtatatgccaacttcagaacatgatgaccaaattgtagaggaaacgcgcaatgtaatagagagaataatgaacgaaaataaaaaatgctgcaaaatagtaatgggagactggaacgccattgtgggagaagggaaagagggaaacatagtaggcagtcattgtcttggaaagagaaatgacagaggtgaatggttaatggacttctgcagggaaaggtagCTGATagtggcaaacacatggttcaagaaccataaaaggaggctctacacttggaaatcatcaGGGGatgaatacagaaaccaaatcgattttatactggtagaagaaagatacaggaatggaatcaggaaggtgcacacattaccaggtgcagatattaatagtgaccacaacttacttatggcagaaatagaaataagaatgaaaaaactgaaaaaggcgacaatggtgaagaagtgggatttagacaagataaggtccaacaaagaaccaataacagaaatgctgtctctggactttctaaacacattacgagacaaagaagcagcagataatgccaacgagtactggaatatgctgaaagaaggaatcattaaagcaggacagcaaaatatacactcctggaaattgaaataagaacaccgtgaattcattgtcccaggaaggggaaactttattgacacattcctggggtcagatacatcacatgatcacactgacagaaccacaggcacatagacacaggcaacagagcatgcacaatgtcggcactagtacagtgtatatccacctttcgcagcaatgcaggctgctattctcccatggagacgatcgtagagatgctggatgtagtcctgtggaacggcttgccatgccatttccacctggcgcctcagttggaccagcgttcgtgctggacgtgcagaccgcgtgagacgacgcttcatccagtcccaaacatgctcaatgggggacagatccggagatcttgctggccagggtagttgacttacaccttctagagcacgttgggtggcacgggatacatgcggacggccagtgtaggagatcgctccccacaccatgatgccgggtgttggccctgtgtgcctcggtcgtatttatttatttatttatttattgccaaattatagacctgttacctgatgtttaaaacaggtcgtacatcttacaattttggtttttcatctttttacagttttctttccttttgttttatctacaacatttacaaagaatgattcaaaatgacaataatttgaggttgaaatataaataaaattttgttgtttttaagaagaatttaaaaagaagATAGCATAGATAgacatttgttagtaccatcaccgagtgtgactggcggtgaatacctcggaatggtttcatcgaccCGTTGACCGCAagtcacacagacacacaaatggttattagtagagaaataatgtttcttatcctatttgttactaatcctatgtattaactacattaggtgcgcatccatgtacagcatctggtgttttcttggctagattgccagcaatttccttatttacattcacatctcggcttcctcctcctgttcctcctcattgtcactattttcactgtcactgtgggtatcgctgtccatcctctggagattgctgttacgctgcacataggcatgtctgtgatgtcgtgtccgcatatactcttcatgtgttgtttttgaaatactgtttgtcagtgcgtttaattgtgcccagtgttcttcgtctcttattgctgtgtatatatctatgtctgtatctgtgtaatctaagtgtagtgtatatctattgttcgcgtattgcccgcagaaaaagacaatgtgttctggggaaccttcttccccgcatgtgcatgtaggtgtctgcctcagactcacgcggtttaagtgcgtgggataaggtccgtgcccggttaagaaatgtaccataccgcggctgggatcgatatgtctcattctcaaccgctcccttatgtcagggaggaagtcgtgcagtctacgtcccttatcacttacatcccactcaccttgccatgtatccagacgccaacttttaaggtgacgtatcgtctctatgggcacaccggttattgtgtgtaccttatctagtctccccacctttaaccagtaccttgcagctctgtatttgatcgtgatatctatggggcatattccgagcaccacacacagtgcatccgctgaggtggtaccgaaggctccagatagcctaagtaggacacttctctgccctcgtctgacggatgctttgttggtgaccacgttcagtctatgtgcccacgtgctagctgcaaagctgagtactgattcgaagagcgcacagtggtatgtacgtatgactggtagaggtagtctgtactgttttgaatttagcctcaccagtttgtggagtattttttctgctttgtctgttgttagccttatgtgttcgtggaaattcaatttttcatctatgtgtaccccaagatagcgcgtaatgcgtgctcgtttgacgtttgtgtccccaattttaaccgaaggattcctttggagtgatcctttcagtaaagtgtatgttgttttgttttcggctatcctgagtttgttgttgtgacaccactgagtaattgtttatAGTAATCCACTGGctctctcttctaactgggctctgttgtttgcagtgactacaactaataggtcatctgcgtaggcgacaatcccgtctgacctgtcatccccatccagaagttgtaggaggggatcgattgttatgtcccagaagatggggccgcagatcgacccttgaggacagcctttggtaattcttttaattactttccggctgtccatctgccattcgactactcggtctttacagtagtccagaaaactgttgtacagtgactgcggtacctccagatgtcttagcctctgaaacagtgctggccaccaaagattatcaaatgctccggcaatgtcaatcattattgccatggcgtatttctgttttgtggtgttaactatgtgcagggcctggttgatggcatcatctattgatctgccagatctgaagccgaactggtgttggctcatacccctgagagctctgtgtgtttgcaggcgcttacacagtagcttctcctgaatctttgctagggtgtttattaggcatattggcctgtaagtctttggatctgaaggatccctgtccgctgattttttaataatgactgctttggaggttttccatactgtaggtaccctgcccagccgtaaggcatcgttcagtaacgttgttaggaacggggtgatctgcggtgctagttttttcagtgtttccgagtggataccatctggcccaggtgcttttttgtttttgagctctgagattgctagcgcaacctcttcttgcgcgaaaggacaggtgacagttgcagtgttgtatggtgtgtgtaggttttctcttagtgttgcatgatattgtgtgtctgtatcgatgacgtcgtcagggagcagtttatacagcagaaactccgctgtattcctccatcccctcgtcatcgtgccgtcatcctgccttagcgttcccagatctagtggggtttttatcttctctgtcagtattttgtatggttccccccatatattttgctctgtttgtgttgttacaaatagctcccattgttgtctacgcgtgttgtgtagggtctgtctgtataagtcttgtgcatgcctatatgcttcaagtcttattcgtcggtccctatctgctatcgccctttgatataattttcgtttgtgtcttgcgtcttgtttgagtctcgtaagttcgttggtccatggtactggtgagcaatttgtgttctttgctgtcggtattgatgtgttttgtgcatgttgtatcacctgtgttaacttgtgtgctctataatcgatacttccattaaTGTTTtgtagatcgtgtcgttggataatttccgttaatttgttccagtctgctttgtgcaacaacaagtgtctggtgtgtgatttggtcattgtgttctgagtgtgagttagtgtgtatgttatgacattatgatcactactggttatgttgtcgtgtacagtccagtttgttacgtatgccattgctgcattatttgctagcgtgaagtcgatattactgctcgtaccatcgaaccctgcatatgttggtatgggtccttccgtattcattacatgtaattgtgtttcttgtattagatcggtgattatgcgtcctctgtcatctgttctgtctgagttccagagggtcgatctggaattaatgtcagcacttatcactaattttttgcctctggcatacattactaggtctttgatgtagtctgcatacggctgtatttgatggctgtattgggcgtacatggatgcaataacccatgtaacgttcccgttagttatctctatggtaaccaagtgttgattgcataactgtgttaccttaactatgttataagttctatttagaattactattgcagccttacagtcattgttgcctgttattgtggtagcatgttttggtagacatatcagttgcccgtttctgttatagggttcttgtaagcacatgatgtctgcctgcaggtctagtgctattttagggatttccgcgctgactgtcgtactgttttttgtattatgttgtaagatattcattttttgtctatgtgttctgggtgttttacgtgtacaaaacatttatactgccagtctgtgagtaatcaaaatatgttcgtccgtgtgctcttacatggtctatatatattttgtccaagtcgaaagattctgacctgcgcaggcagacctggagcatgagatcgagcagcggctctgctgatgtaggaatattttctgtctttaggatgattctatctgtttgctcagttactggaaaacagagagaatctccctttggatggcacaatctaagtagcatccgctgcgctgtctgcagtatctcttttttctctagcctacttaaaagtaagttaagttctaaattatcataattaggtgcagctggcttgctgttggtgctggtttctgttgcggtctctGAGGTGGTACTGGACGGATCgtggcttggtgttggccgctgattgggggacattttaagacctctttgCGATGTCACACGGTTGCTTTTTGTTTTGTCACACGCCTCTTCAATGCTGTTTgccttcacacgtttttcactgatgttggtggtgcttgctggcgtggtgtcggcgatggtggtgaattgtatgggactgactgtatgtgttatgttgtctttgtttgtgtttggagtggaggttgttgctagacgcacgttgacatcgttgcaaatgtcacatgtctctccctcagatttgtcctcatctaattggtctacttttataagtctgggtccAGTAGTTTTGAATTTAGTATTGGTCTGTAGCCTGAGTGTTTcgatgtgttttgattcagggactgcatgcctgtctgttccttgttcctttttcccggggtgaagagtgcctcccgagacaaatttgactggtttgatgtactgttcacatttacgtgtgtcgtaggattttccatgtgatgatgattctggtttgtgttcatcctgtgtatgtgtggtgtgatgTACTTCGGCTGGGAGAAATTGTCAGAGAGTAtgtcggttttgtttgtacattttgttgtgcacaatatatgtaagttcatcttccaactcatctatcatctgcattaatgttatttggaagtttatccagtggtgtaattgtcttttaatttgctttgacacctcgtagtggatggaaccacagattgtcatgtcatctatatattctatcgtat from Schistocerca nitens isolate TAMUIC-IGC-003100 chromosome 5, iqSchNite1.1, whole genome shotgun sequence includes these protein-coding regions:
- the LOC126260473 gene encoding putative gustatory receptor 28b: MGKAVNAAYGVQNLVEVVSCFVSTVTYIYISTVVYLDLKPVWPGIPRGQVITMFSLWIGLMVGRLLTTAYSSDMVVQETARTQRLVQKLLLLPLPARSGCEDELQLFREQMASSRQRYSAAGFFTLDLSLLRSFTATVTTYVVILVQFGLSDASKQQNSSAAGCKC